In Pseudomonas sp. PDM14, a genomic segment contains:
- a CDS encoding LysR family transcriptional regulator — protein sequence MDRFDAMQAFARVVEAGSFTKAAETLHMSKTSVTQLVQQLEARLRVKLLNRTTRKVNLTADGAVYYERVVRLLDDLDDAETSLSGASAQPRGRLRVDVPSPFARMILVPALPDFHARYPDIQLDLGVSDRIVDLIGEKVDCVVRGGELTDQSLMARRIGDLQLGVYAAPSYLARLGAPAHPRELEDSVHRVVGFLWARTGKALPYAMRRGDESLQINGRYVVAVDDGNAYLAAGLAGMGILWLPAYMAREHVAQGELLPLFEDWRLESMPMYVAFAPNRHISLKLRVFIEWVAELTAQHAPVIDRHGR from the coding sequence ATGGACCGTTTCGATGCGATGCAGGCGTTCGCGCGGGTGGTGGAGGCGGGCAGCTTCACCAAGGCCGCCGAGACGCTGCACATGAGCAAGACCAGCGTCACCCAGCTGGTCCAGCAGCTGGAGGCGCGCCTGCGGGTGAAGCTGCTCAACCGCACCACGCGCAAGGTCAACCTGACTGCCGACGGGGCGGTGTACTACGAGCGCGTGGTGCGCCTGCTGGATGACCTCGACGATGCCGAGACCAGCCTCTCCGGCGCTTCGGCGCAGCCCCGCGGGCGCCTGCGCGTGGATGTGCCCAGCCCGTTCGCGCGGATGATCCTGGTGCCGGCGCTACCGGATTTCCATGCGCGCTACCCGGACATCCAGCTCGACCTGGGCGTCAGCGACCGCATCGTCGACCTGATCGGCGAGAAGGTCGATTGCGTGGTGCGCGGCGGCGAGCTGACGGACCAGTCGCTGATGGCGCGGCGCATCGGTGACCTGCAGCTGGGCGTCTATGCGGCGCCCAGCTACCTCGCCCGTTTGGGCGCGCCAGCGCACCCGCGCGAGCTGGAGGACTCGGTGCACCGCGTCGTCGGCTTCCTCTGGGCGCGTACCGGCAAGGCGTTGCCCTACGCCATGCGACGTGGCGATGAAAGCCTGCAGATCAATGGGCGCTACGTGGTGGCGGTCGACGACGGCAATGCCTACCTCGCCGCCGGTCTCGCCGGCATGGGCATTCTCTGGCTGCCGGCCTACATGGCCCGGGAGCACGTGGCGCAGGGCGAGCTGCTGCCGCTGTTCGAGGACTGGCGCCTGGAGTCGATGCCGATGTACGTGGCGTTTGCGCCGAACCGGCACATCAGCCTCAAGCTGCGGGTGTTCATCGAGTGGGTGGCCGAGCTGACGGCGCAGCATGCGCCGGTCATCGACCGTCACGGGCGCTGA
- a CDS encoding RidA family protein, with product MTQRDVVFPAGRQALYERNRYSPAIRSNGFLFVSGQVGSKADGSPEADLETQVRTAFNNLNAILAAAGSSFDDVVDVTVFIVDPQSTFERIWSVVVSEFWGSAPHPTVTAVGVTWLYGFDFEIKVIAKLPDAT from the coding sequence ATGACTCAGCGCGACGTTGTTTTCCCCGCAGGCCGCCAGGCGCTCTACGAGCGCAACCGCTACTCGCCGGCAATCCGTTCCAATGGCTTTCTGTTCGTCTCGGGCCAGGTCGGCAGCAAAGCCGACGGCTCGCCCGAGGCCGACCTGGAAACCCAGGTGCGCACCGCCTTCAACAACCTCAACGCGATCCTCGCCGCTGCCGGCAGCTCGTTCGACGACGTGGTCGACGTCACCGTGTTCATCGTCGACCCGCAGTCGACGTTCGAGAGGATCTGGAGTGTTGTCGTGTCGGAGTTCTGGGGCAGCGCGCCGCACCCGACCGTGACCGCGGTCGGCGTGACCTGGCTGTACGGCTTCGACTTCGAGATCAAGGTGATCGCCAAGCTGCCGGACGCCACCTGA
- a CDS encoding phosphate/phosphite/phosphonate ABC transporter substrate-binding protein → MRAVKIFVGLMLLLTLLGTAQADCRQQSLRLAVIPKKSMDVLVREYQPLLQRLRRELGMPVEIVSMSSYESVIDAIVSGGVDIAWLGPASYLMAYQRDPRVEPFASLAIEQGHFTPAGHHYQALLLTRREGARSLEALRGSRVALSDPASTSGSVVPNSEFSAAVGQPLGAFFASVVYSGSHDKSLDAVLEGRVDAAFVASVRADAYFNSGRIGNETLNVLWRSERIYYDPYVFSGSLCPALKARIRTVMLDQPQGLEAFFASQHATGLAPVSHAEYAPLLRMMQAQSPAP, encoded by the coding sequence ATGCGTGCAGTGAAGATTTTCGTCGGGCTGATGCTGTTGCTGACTCTGCTGGGCACCGCGCAGGCCGATTGCAGGCAGCAGAGCCTGCGCCTGGCGGTGATCCCGAAGAAGAGCATGGATGTGCTGGTACGCGAATATCAGCCGCTGTTGCAGCGCCTGCGCCGCGAGCTGGGCATGCCGGTCGAGATCGTCTCGATGTCGTCCTACGAGAGCGTGATCGACGCCATCGTTTCCGGCGGCGTGGACATCGCCTGGCTTGGCCCGGCGTCCTACCTCATGGCCTACCAGCGCGATCCACGTGTCGAGCCGTTCGCCAGCCTGGCCATCGAACAGGGCCACTTCACCCCGGCCGGGCATCATTACCAGGCGCTGCTGCTGACGCGTCGCGAGGGCGCGCGCAGCCTCGAAGCCCTGCGTGGCAGCCGCGTGGCGCTGAGCGACCCGGCCAGCACCTCGGGCAGCGTGGTGCCCAACAGCGAGTTTTCCGCGGCGGTCGGCCAACCACTCGGCGCGTTCTTCGCTTCGGTGGTGTACAGCGGCTCCCACGACAAGTCGCTGGATGCCGTGCTGGAGGGCAGGGTGGACGCCGCCTTCGTCGCCAGCGTGCGCGCCGACGCCTACTTCAACAGTGGCAGGATCGGCAACGAAACCCTGAACGTGCTGTGGCGTTCCGAGCGGATCTACTACGACCCGTACGTGTTCAGCGGCAGCCTCTGCCCGGCGCTGAAGGCGCGCATCCGCACGGTGATGCTGGACCAGCCGCAGGGCCTGGAGGCGTTCTTCGCCTCCCAGCATGCCACCGGCCTGGCCCCGGTCAGCCACGCCGAGTACGCGCCGCTGCTGCGCATGATGCAGGCGCAAAGCCCCGCCCCGTAG
- a CDS encoding putative bifunctional diguanylate cyclase/phosphodiesterase: MIHRFFSSPRFLQLLLLTLCAATLAFLWGLYFQQKATSRDEAFAAKAAEHLNLASIIAENLRQLVDRAQAIGTVTQSDNGGLKPEHRSMVRMLAEDPVLKRMSLYDRDGRLLSSSHTDEAQQLPADWLAQLQAHTAQHGFKPLLPRLSQAQQSNGLPNWRLPFLLPLSDPASRELDSILLVQLDIGYLAVLFQHIDLGTSGLMRLLDGAGHERLRISSSGVVIAGAALAPDIPANAEESGRMTLYAPGAEYQSLYRRMPHRGFSVMVSQGHEEILASHLLTYGRQFWLNLCMTLLILGTLVWTLRVLHKRQEAFQALEEAQRVNQQLIGRLEEEHRRSSHAAATDHLSGLHNRRQFMEVASQALTQQRGKRRLMAILFIDMDRFKSINDSLGHRIGDLLLQAIAGRIGRLLEPGDEAARFGGDEFVVLLAGERSEEQIDSWVRALVRKLSEIYSLDDQEVSTSPSVGVGICPRDGQDVDSLIRCADAAMYSAKQAGRGQYRFFDPSLNVSDVEGFILEQAFAAALSERQFVLHYQPQIRLDTMHVGGYEALVRWQHPEFGLLYPDRFIAMAEGSGFIVALGWEVVRLALEELVRWQAQGVETQLAVNVSVLQLRQADFSERLLHELERHGIEPQRLELEITETTVLDDEGLAIEHLRRLRTAGLGISLDDFGQGYAGFAHLQSLPLSKLKIDRALIAPLSNSHDDSPIVSSTIILAKRLGLEVVAEGVETREQVVYLKLAGCDVAQGYHFSRPMSAAQLREFEPFINARGSVCVQ; the protein is encoded by the coding sequence GTGATCCACCGATTCTTTTCCTCGCCCAGGTTCCTGCAGTTGCTGCTCCTCACGCTGTGTGCAGCGACGCTGGCGTTTCTCTGGGGCCTGTACTTCCAGCAGAAGGCGACCTCGCGTGACGAGGCCTTCGCCGCCAAGGCGGCCGAGCACCTCAACCTGGCCAGCATCATCGCGGAGAACCTGCGTCAGCTGGTCGACCGGGCCCAGGCCATCGGCACCGTCACCCAGAGCGATAACGGCGGCCTCAAGCCCGAGCATCGCAGCATGGTGCGCATGCTCGCCGAGGACCCGGTGCTCAAGCGCATGAGCCTGTACGACCGCGACGGCCGCCTGCTGTCGTCGAGCCATACCGATGAGGCGCAGCAACTGCCGGCGGACTGGCTGGCGCAGTTGCAGGCACACACCGCTCAGCATGGGTTCAAGCCGTTGCTGCCGCGCCTGTCACAAGCGCAGCAGAGCAACGGGCTGCCGAACTGGCGCCTGCCGTTTCTCCTGCCACTGAGCGACCCGGCCTCGCGGGAGCTGGACAGCATCCTGCTGGTGCAACTGGACATCGGCTACCTGGCGGTGCTGTTCCAGCACATCGACCTGGGCACCAGTGGCCTGATGCGCCTGCTCGACGGAGCCGGCCACGAACGCCTGCGCATCAGCAGCAGCGGCGTGGTGATCGCCGGTGCGGCCCTGGCCCCGGACATCCCGGCGAATGCCGAGGAGTCCGGGCGCATGACCCTCTACGCACCGGGCGCGGAGTACCAGAGCCTGTACCGGCGCATGCCGCACCGCGGCTTCAGCGTAATGGTCAGCCAGGGCCACGAGGAAATCCTCGCCTCGCACCTGCTCACCTACGGCCGCCAGTTCTGGCTGAACCTGTGCATGACGCTGCTGATCCTCGGCACGCTGGTCTGGACCCTGCGCGTGCTGCACAAGCGCCAGGAAGCCTTCCAGGCGCTGGAGGAGGCGCAACGGGTCAACCAGCAGCTGATCGGCCGTCTGGAGGAAGAGCACCGGCGCAGCAGCCACGCCGCGGCCACCGATCACCTCAGTGGCCTGCACAACCGCCGCCAGTTCATGGAGGTCGCCAGCCAGGCGCTCACCCAGCAGCGCGGCAAGCGCCGGCTGATGGCGATCCTGTTCATCGACATGGACCGTTTCAAGTCGATCAACGACAGCCTTGGCCATCGCATCGGCGACCTGTTGCTGCAGGCCATCGCCGGGCGCATCGGCCGTTTGCTGGAGCCGGGCGACGAAGCCGCGCGCTTCGGTGGCGACGAGTTCGTCGTGCTGCTGGCCGGCGAACGCAGCGAGGAGCAGATCGACAGCTGGGTCCGCGCGCTGGTCAGGAAACTCTCGGAAATCTATTCGCTGGATGATCAGGAAGTCAGCACCAGCCCCAGCGTCGGCGTCGGTATCTGCCCGCGCGACGGCCAGGATGTGGACAGCCTGATCCGCTGCGCGGATGCGGCCATGTACTCGGCCAAGCAAGCCGGGCGCGGCCAGTACCGCTTCTTCGATCCGTCGCTGAACGTCTCGGACGTCGAGGGTTTCATCCTCGAACAGGCCTTCGCCGCAGCCTTGAGCGAGCGCCAGTTCGTGCTGCATTACCAGCCGCAGATCCGCCTGGACACGATGCACGTCGGTGGCTACGAGGCGCTGGTGCGCTGGCAGCACCCCGAGTTCGGCCTGCTCTATCCGGACCGCTTCATCGCCATGGCCGAAGGCAGCGGTTTCATCGTCGCCCTCGGCTGGGAGGTGGTGCGCCTGGCGCTGGAGGAGCTGGTGCGCTGGCAGGCGCAGGGCGTGGAAACGCAGCTGGCGGTGAACGTCTCGGTGCTGCAGCTGCGCCAGGCCGATTTCAGCGAGCGCCTGCTGCACGAACTGGAGCGCCACGGGATCGAACCGCAGCGCCTGGAACTGGAGATCACCGAGACCACGGTGCTCGACGACGAAGGCCTGGCCATCGAGCATCTGCGTCGCCTGCGCACGGCCGGCCTGGGCATCAGCCTCGACGACTTCGGCCAGGGCTACGCCGGCTTCGCCCACCTGCAGTCGCTGCCGCTGAGCAAGCTGAAGATCGACCGTGCGCTCATCGCGCCGTTGTCCAACAGCCACGACGACAGCCCGATCGTGTCGTCGACCATCATCCTGGCCAAGCGCCTGGGCCTGGAGGTGGTGGCCGAGGGCGTGGAGACGCGCGAGCAGGTGGTCTACCTCAAGCTCGCCGGCTGCGATGTCGCCCAGGGCTATCACTTCAGTCGGCCGATGTCGGCCGCGCAACTTCGTGAATTCGAACCCTTCATCAATGCCAGGGGCAGCGTATGCGTGCAGTGA
- a CDS encoding HD domain-containing protein: MKAEAAVHELFALCRQQAGASYIGECVSQLEHMVQAAELARVAGADEELILAAFCHDVGHFCVPPSAHNAMADLGRKGHERVGARWLRGLGFSPRLCGLVERHVQAKRYLCWRDAAYLAGLSPASRQTLAWQGGPMTEIEAGVFEVDPWFADSLRLRRWDEAAKVPGLPLPDLDALQQLALRVHRAALPA, translated from the coding sequence ATGAAGGCCGAGGCGGCGGTGCACGAGCTGTTCGCCCTGTGCCGGCAGCAGGCGGGCGCCAGCTACATCGGCGAGTGCGTCAGCCAGCTCGAGCACATGGTGCAGGCCGCCGAACTGGCGCGTGTCGCAGGCGCCGACGAGGAGCTGATTCTCGCGGCGTTCTGCCATGACGTCGGCCACTTCTGCGTGCCGCCCAGTGCGCACAATGCGATGGCCGACCTGGGGCGCAAGGGGCACGAGCGCGTGGGCGCGCGCTGGCTGCGCGGGCTGGGGTTTTCCCCACGCCTGTGCGGGCTGGTCGAACGCCATGTGCAGGCCAAACGCTACCTGTGCTGGCGGGACGCTGCGTACCTGGCCGGGCTGAGCCCGGCGAGCCGGCAGACGCTGGCCTGGCAGGGAGGGCCGATGACGGAAATCGAGGCGGGGGTGTTCGAGGTCGATCCCTGGTTTGCCGACAGCCTGCGCCTGCGCCGCTGGGACGAAGCGGCCAAGGTGCCGGGCTTGCCGCTGCCCGATCTCGACGCATTGCAGCAACTGGCCTTGCGGGTGCACCGTGCTGCGCTGCCGGCCTGA
- a CDS encoding TIGR03364 family FAD-dependent oxidoreductase, translating into MSQHDCDLLIVGAGILGLAHAWAGAKRGLKVKVFERTHTPLGASVRNFGQALVGGQAPGAMLNLARQAHGLWGELGQAVGLNLHRKGSLLFARTETEEALLEAFVAGRGAELGYRTELLRGAELSALYDGRFAHHRAALHGLDDQQLYSREALPQIVTHLARDLGVEFHFSTLVRDVESGSALTSAGRFSAKHIVVCSGHDYQTLLAEQIARLQPQVCGLQMLRARPHKPLDLQHAVLTGLSCVHYGAFADLPEAEAIRAEIRATQPELETHGIHLLISPTPYGELIIGDSHDYASDASPFNAEAVDRILIDLAEHTLGGKIEVLERWQGVYGARGPGPFSVLTAAEGVTAVLMHTGLGMSVGLALGERTVAALLGEAAWPRASAA; encoded by the coding sequence ATGTCTCAGCATGACTGCGATCTGCTGATCGTCGGCGCCGGTATCCTCGGCCTGGCCCATGCCTGGGCCGGCGCCAAGCGCGGCCTCAAGGTCAAGGTATTCGAACGTACCCACACGCCGCTGGGCGCCTCGGTGCGCAATTTCGGCCAGGCCCTGGTCGGTGGCCAGGCGCCGGGCGCCATGCTCAACCTGGCGCGCCAGGCCCATGGCCTGTGGGGCGAACTGGGCCAGGCCGTCGGCCTGAACCTGCACCGCAAGGGTTCGCTGCTGTTTGCCCGCACCGAGACCGAGGAGGCGCTGCTGGAGGCCTTCGTCGCCGGCCGTGGCGCCGAGCTGGGCTACCGCACCGAGCTGCTGCGCGGCGCCGAACTGAGCGCGCTGTACGACGGCCGCTTCGCCCATCACCGGGCGGCACTACATGGCCTGGATGACCAGCAGCTGTACTCGCGCGAGGCGCTGCCGCAGATCGTCACGCACCTGGCGCGGGACCTCGGCGTCGAGTTCCATTTCTCCACCCTGGTGCGCGATGTGGAAAGCGGCAGTGCGCTGACCAGCGCCGGGCGTTTCAGCGCCAAGCACATCGTGGTCTGCTCCGGGCATGACTACCAGACCCTGCTGGCCGAGCAGATCGCCCGTCTGCAACCGCAGGTCTGCGGCCTGCAGATGCTCCGTGCGCGTCCGCACAAACCGCTGGATCTGCAGCATGCCGTGCTCACCGGGCTCAGCTGCGTGCATTACGGCGCCTTCGCCGACCTGCCGGAAGCCGAGGCCATCCGTGCCGAGATCCGCGCCACCCAGCCGGAACTGGAAACCCACGGCATTCACCTGCTGATCAGCCCCACGCCCTATGGCGAGCTGATCATCGGCGACTCCCACGACTACGCCAGCGACGCCTCGCCGTTCAACGCCGAAGCGGTGGACCGCATCCTCATCGACCTCGCCGAGCACACCCTGGGCGGCAAGATCGAGGTGCTCGAACGCTGGCAGGGCGTGTATGGCGCGCGCGGGCCGGGGCCGTTCAGCGTGCTCACGGCGGCGGAAGGTGTGACCGCGGTGCTGATGCACACCGGCCTGGGCATGAGCGTCGGCCTGGCGCTGGGCGAGCGCACGGTGGCCGCGCTGCTCGGTGAGGCGGCCTGGCCGCGTGCCTCTGCCGCATGA
- a CDS encoding putative 2-aminoethylphosphonate ABC transporter substrate-binding protein: MFKRTAPFKHAALAVGLLAACTFQAQANTELTVYTALEVEQLKAYKEAFEKQHPDIEIKWVRDSTGIVTAKLLAEKDRPQADVVWGLAGSSLAILKQQNMLEAYAPANLDKIGANYRDAANPPAWVGMDVWAATICFNTVEAEKQGLPKPTKWEDLTNPVYKDKIVMPNPASSGTGYLDVSAWLQTFGEAQGWAYMDKLHGNIGQYTHSGSKPCKLAAAGEFPIGISFEYPAVQLKRKGAPLDIVLPKEGLGWEIEATGIIKGTEHLDAAKKLADFSASREAMDLYKANFAVLAQPGIAERFQELPADYEQRLIKNDFNWASENRDKILAEWRKRYDGKSELLPQ; encoded by the coding sequence ATGTTCAAACGCACTGCGCCGTTCAAGCACGCGGCATTGGCTGTCGGCCTGCTCGCTGCCTGCACCTTCCAGGCCCAGGCCAATACCGAACTGACCGTCTACACCGCCCTCGAAGTCGAGCAGCTCAAGGCCTACAAGGAAGCCTTCGAGAAGCAGCACCCGGACATCGAGATCAAGTGGGTGCGCGACTCCACCGGCATCGTCACCGCCAAGCTGCTGGCCGAGAAGGACCGCCCGCAGGCCGACGTAGTCTGGGGCCTGGCTGGTTCCAGCCTGGCCATTCTCAAGCAGCAGAACATGCTTGAAGCCTACGCTCCGGCGAACCTCGACAAGATCGGCGCCAACTACCGTGACGCCGCCAACCCGCCGGCCTGGGTAGGCATGGACGTGTGGGCCGCGACCATCTGCTTCAACACCGTGGAAGCCGAGAAGCAGGGCCTGCCCAAGCCGACCAAGTGGGAAGACCTGACCAACCCGGTGTACAAGGACAAGATCGTCATGCCCAACCCGGCGTCGTCCGGTACCGGCTACCTCGATGTCAGCGCCTGGCTGCAGACCTTCGGCGAAGCCCAGGGCTGGGCCTACATGGACAAGCTGCACGGCAACATCGGCCAGTACACCCATTCCGGCTCCAAGCCGTGCAAGCTGGCTGCTGCCGGCGAATTCCCGATCGGCATCTCCTTCGAGTACCCGGCCGTGCAGCTGAAACGCAAAGGCGCGCCGCTGGACATCGTGCTGCCCAAGGAAGGCCTGGGCTGGGAAATCGAAGCCACCGGCATCATCAAGGGCACCGAACACCTGGACGCCGCCAAGAAGCTTGCCGATTTCTCCGCCAGCCGCGAGGCGATGGACCTGTACAAGGCCAACTTCGCCGTCCTCGCCCAGCCGGGCATCGCCGAGCGCTTCCAGGAACTGCCGGCCGACTACGAGCAGCGCCTGATCAAGAACGACTTCAACTGGGCCTCGGAGAACCGCGACAAGATTCTCGCCGAGTGGCGCAAGCGTTACGACGGCAAGTCCGAGCTGCTGCCTCAATAA
- the phnX gene encoding phosphonoacetaldehyde hydrolase, with amino-acid sequence MHYQPPTRLQAAILDWAGTVVDFGSFAPTRIFVEAFASFDVELSLDEARGPMGMGKWDHIRTLCDQPAVAERFQRRFGRLPSDADVTAIYERFMPLQIAKVGEHSALIPGALECIAALRQRGLKIGTCSGYPKQVMDKVVELAAAKGYSPDHVVATDEVPKGRPSPAQALANVIALGLDDVAGCVKVDDTEPGILEGRSAGMWTVALRFSGNFLGLSWEQFQALRAEQLSAERARIDGLFAASRPHYLIDTIADLPAVIDAINARLARGELPAST; translated from the coding sequence ATGCACTACCAACCGCCAACCCGCCTGCAAGCCGCCATCCTCGACTGGGCCGGCACCGTGGTCGACTTCGGCTCCTTCGCGCCGACCCGCATCTTCGTCGAGGCCTTCGCCAGCTTCGATGTCGAGCTGAGCCTGGACGAAGCCCGTGGCCCGATGGGCATGGGCAAGTGGGACCACATTCGCACCCTGTGCGACCAGCCGGCCGTGGCCGAACGCTTCCAGCGCCGCTTCGGCCGCCTGCCCAGCGACGCCGATGTCACCGCCATCTACGAACGCTTCATGCCGCTGCAGATCGCCAAGGTCGGCGAGCACTCGGCGCTGATCCCCGGTGCGCTTGAGTGCATCGCCGCGCTGCGCCAGCGCGGGCTGAAGATCGGCACCTGCTCCGGCTACCCCAAGCAGGTGATGGACAAGGTGGTCGAGCTGGCCGCCGCCAAGGGCTACAGCCCGGACCATGTGGTCGCCACCGATGAAGTGCCCAAGGGCCGACCGAGTCCGGCGCAGGCGCTGGCCAACGTGATCGCCCTGGGCCTCGACGATGTCGCCGGCTGCGTCAAGGTCGACGACACTGAGCCCGGCATCCTCGAAGGCCGCAGTGCCGGCATGTGGACCGTGGCGCTGCGCTTCTCCGGCAACTTTCTCGGCCTTTCCTGGGAGCAGTTCCAGGCGCTGCGCGCCGAGCAACTGTCCGCCGAGCGCGCGCGCATCGACGGCCTGTTCGCCGCCAGTCGCCCGCATTACCTGATCGACACCATCGCCGACTTGCCCGCCGTGATCGACGCGATCAACGCGCGCCTGGCCCGCGGCGAGCTGCCGGCCAGCACCTGA
- a CDS encoding putative 2-aminoethylphosphonate ABC transporter permease subunit, protein MQRVLTIKPATARRSLPADLADRLFVLGGQWLLLVLLTLAVLLPLLAMLWRGFSGEDGQGGGLQAALTLFGSANFRWLLGNSLSVSLTVACIVVPLAYAFAYALQRTCMPGKPLWRSISLLPLLAPSMLPGIALIYLFGNQGVLRGLVPDNIYGFWGIVLGQAIYTFPHALMVLLSALALADARLFDAASSMGASPWRAFRSITWPGSRQGVFAAFCLVFTLCVTDFGVPVVVGGDYQVLALEAYKAVVGQQQFGRGALIGMVLLLPALLSFAVDLWLRRRQRDAMSGRAQVYHPQPAWRRDLAFLLVSVLICGVLLGVFGMAIYSSLVKFWPYDLSLSLQHYAFSELPGGWLAYRNSLLLAVCSALFGSLLIFTGAYLMEKTRQSPLTQALRLLSFVPMAVPGLVLGLGYVFFFNLPGNPLSSLYGSLTLLVVCTIAHFLTTAQMTASAALRQLDGEFEAAALSLKVPLLRHFCRVTLPICLPALLDIIRYLFVSAMTTVSAAIFLYSPDSVLAAVAVLNMDDAGNVGGAAAMSTLILLTSAGVSLLLAGLSRGLLRRSQAWRMPAPGH, encoded by the coding sequence ATGCAACGCGTGCTGACGATCAAGCCCGCCACCGCGCGGCGCAGCCTGCCCGCCGACCTGGCCGACCGCCTGTTCGTGCTCGGCGGCCAGTGGCTGCTGCTGGTGCTGCTGACCCTCGCCGTGCTGCTGCCGTTGCTGGCCATGCTCTGGCGCGGCTTCAGCGGCGAGGACGGGCAGGGCGGTGGCCTGCAGGCGGCGCTGACGCTGTTCGGCAGCGCCAACTTCCGCTGGCTGCTGGGCAACAGCCTGAGCGTGTCGCTAACCGTGGCCTGCATCGTGGTGCCGCTGGCCTACGCCTTCGCCTACGCCCTGCAGCGCACCTGCATGCCGGGCAAGCCGCTGTGGCGCAGCATTTCCCTGCTGCCGCTGCTGGCGCCGTCGATGTTGCCGGGGATCGCCCTGATCTACCTGTTTGGCAACCAGGGCGTGCTGCGCGGGCTGGTGCCGGACAACATCTACGGCTTCTGGGGCATCGTCCTCGGCCAGGCCATCTACACCTTTCCCCACGCGCTGATGGTGCTGCTCTCGGCGCTGGCGCTGGCCGATGCGCGGCTGTTCGACGCGGCGTCGAGCATGGGCGCTTCGCCGTGGCGGGCGTTCCGCAGCATCACCTGGCCGGGCAGCCGCCAGGGCGTGTTTGCTGCGTTCTGCCTGGTGTTCACCCTGTGCGTCACCGACTTCGGCGTGCCGGTGGTGGTCGGTGGCGACTACCAGGTGCTGGCGCTGGAAGCCTACAAGGCGGTGGTCGGCCAGCAGCAGTTCGGCCGCGGCGCGCTGATCGGCATGGTCCTGCTGCTGCCGGCGCTGCTCAGCTTCGCCGTCGACCTGTGGCTGCGCCGCCGCCAGCGCGATGCCATGAGCGGCCGTGCCCAGGTCTATCACCCGCAGCCCGCGTGGCGTCGCGACCTGGCCTTCCTGCTGGTCAGCGTGCTGATCTGCGGCGTGCTGCTCGGCGTGTTCGGCATGGCGATCTACTCGTCGCTGGTCAAGTTCTGGCCCTACGACCTGTCGCTATCGCTGCAGCACTACGCCTTCTCCGAGCTGCCCGGCGGCTGGCTGGCCTACCGCAACAGCCTGCTGCTGGCGGTGTGCAGCGCGCTGTTCGGCAGCCTGCTGATCTTCACCGGCGCCTACCTGATGGAGAAGACCCGGCAGAGCCCGCTGACCCAGGCCCTGCGCCTGCTCAGCTTCGTGCCGATGGCAGTGCCCGGCCTGGTGCTGGGCCTGGGCTACGTGTTCTTTTTCAACCTGCCGGGCAACCCGCTGAGCAGCCTGTACGGCAGCCTGACCCTGCTGGTGGTGTGCACCATCGCGCACTTCCTCACCACCGCACAGATGACCGCCAGCGCCGCGCTGCGCCAGCTCGACGGCGAGTTCGAGGCCGCCGCGCTGTCGCTGAAGGTGCCGCTGCTGCGCCACTTCTGCCGCGTGACCCTGCCGATCTGCCTGCCGGCGCTGCTCGACATCATTCGCTACCTGTTCGTTTCGGCGATGACCACGGTGTCGGCGGCGATCTTCCTCTACAGCCCGGACAGCGTGCTCGCCGCCGTGGCCGTGCTGAACATGGACGACGCCGGCAACGTCGGCGGCGCGGCGGCCATGTCGACCCTGATCCTGCTCACTTCCGCCGGCGTGTCGTTGCTGCTCGCCGGTCTGTCGCGCGGCCTGCTGCGCCGCTCCCAGGCCTGGCGCATGCCGGCGCCCGGGCACTGA